The Deltaproteobacteria bacterium genome includes the window GCGTTCAACAAGGACCGGGAGAGCCTGCGCACCATGAAGGAGATGCTGAGCCTAGATATCATCAGGGTCATGGAGCAAGACCTGGCCAGCGAGTAAGCAGGGTTGCGGCTGAAGGCCGTGGTCTTTACATAGGAGCAGGCATATGAAGGCCGTCATCCAGCGTGTCAGCCAGGCCAGGGTTCTGGTTGAGGCCGAAGAGGTTGGCGCCATCGGTCCCGGGCTGGTCATCCTTCTGGGCGTCGGTCAGGCGGACTCTGTTAAGGATGTGGAATACCTGGCCTCGAAAATCGTCCACTTACGTATATTTTCCGATGAGGCTGGCAAAATGAACCGCTCTCTCCTGGACACCCGCGGCCAGGCCCTGATTGTTTCCCAGTTTACCCTGTGGGGCGACTGCCGCAAAGGGCGCCGGCCTTCTTTTGTCGAGGCCGCCCCTGCCGAGCTGGCCGAAAAGCTCTACCTTGAGTTTGTCAAAAAAGTAAGCGAAACAGGCGTCACCACCGCCACCGGGCGATTTGGGGCCCTGATGCAGCTCCACCTGGTCAACCACGGCCCGGTCACCTTAGTACTCGATAGCCAGAAGCGATAACTCCCAGGAAAATATTCACTATGAACAAAGAAGCCGAACCTTTCAGCATGGACCCGAAAGACTGGCCGGATAATCTCCCGCCGTGCCTTATCCACGTGGACAAGGAAGGCCGCATGTGGCACTTCGGCGCCGAGATGATCCATGAAGGCATCAACCGCCTCCTGACGGATCACGTCGAGCTGGACGAAAAGGGCCGGTACATCATTAATTTCAGGGGACAGCGATGCTTCGTTGAAGTGGAAGATACCTTTTTCGTCATCATTCGTCTTGACTATCGCCCGGCTGACGATCAAGTGCCGGAGAGATACCTCATTACTCTCAACGATGGCAGCCAGGAGGAACTGGACCCCGCCGCTCTGACCATCGGCCAGGAGAACGTGATCTACGCTCGAGTCAAATCCAGCCGCTTCCCGGCCCGCTTTCTTCGCCGGGCTTACTACCAATTGGCTGAATACGTGGTTGAAAGAGGCAAGGGCTTCGTGTTGCCTTGCCAGGGGCATGATTATCCTGTCAGGTAAGGATGGTTGTTTTTTTTCAGGGGGGAACTTTGACTAAAAAGTTCCCCCCTGACTTATTCAACTTCCAACCCAGATTAGAGCTTTGTTTCCAGCCACCGACCGCGTTTATACCGGATCAGAATGGCTATGATCCGGATGATGTAATCGTAAATCAGCAGGCTGAAAACGACTCCAACTCCCATGGCCATTGGACCGGAAAGGATATAAGCGGCTGGAATCCGGAAACCGTACATGCCAAGAAGCGTGATTAAAAGCGGCGTCCGGGTGTCCCCCGCGCCGCGCAGGGAGCCTGCAAGCGTGAAATTAATAGCTATCCCGACCTGGCATATGGCCACGACCCGAATGAATGACACGGCGTAAGCGATGACCTCAGGATCGCTGACAAAGATTGAGGCAATGCGGCCTGCGGTCAGGACGTAAACCACGCTGAGGATAAACATGGCAGATACGGCCCAGAAGGCACAAAGCCAGCCCGCCTTCTTGGCGTTCTCCTTGCGATTGGCACCCAGGTTTTGACCGACCAGCGTCGCGGCCGCCATGCCAAAGCCGCCGTTAGGAATAAAGGAAAGCGAGAGAACCTGCATCCCGACCTGATAACCGGAAAGCACGAGTGTCCCGTAGGCTACAATGAACTTGGCGTAAGCCAGCAGACCTATCTGAAGGACAAACTGCTCCAGGGCCGCAGGTACGGCCAGACGGATAACCTGACGGGCGCGGCGGGAACTCCACCCGAAATCCTGCCGAGAGAGCTTGATCCTTAAGCGGCCTGAGAAAAGCAGGGCCGGACCGAGAATGGCGGCAGCCAGATAAGAAAGCAGTGTGCCTGTGGCCGCTCCCTTGACGCCCAGCGCCGGCAGACCGAGCTTACCGAAAATAAGCACGTAATTCAGCCCGATGTGAATGAGGGTCGCAATCAGGCCGATAAACATGGGCGTGCGCGTGTCCCCGGCCCCTCGTAAGGCACCGGAGCAGATGGCCATGACAGCGAGAAATATCAGGCCGAAGCTGAGGATTCGGAAGTAGGAAACCGAAAGGCGAAAGACATCCGGTTCAACTTCGAAGAGCCTTAAAATCGAGGGGGTGAGAAGGGCTGCGAGAATTGCCGTCACAACCGAGGCAGCCAGACCA containing:
- a CDS encoding MATE family efflux transporter; the protein is MPQSDQVIIQKEQSPGKGVASSSDLLDIPIRRAIFSLAWPISLAVLLQNLATTVDLIMVGRLGTAELASVGFCAMIFWTISALVFGIEISVTAIVARNIGAGRPEEASLGLGMALTLGLAASVVTAILAALLTPSILRLFEVEPDVFRLSVSYFRILSFGLIFLAVMAICSGALRGAGDTRTPMFIGLIATLIHIGLNYVLIFGKLGLPALGVKGAATGTLLSYLAAAILGPALLFSGRLRIKLSRQDFGWSSRRARQVIRLAVPAALEQFVLQIGLLAYAKFIVAYGTLVLSGYQVGMQVLSLSFIPNGGFGMAAATLVGQNLGANRKENAKKAGWLCAFWAVSAMFILSVVYVLTAGRIASIFVSDPEVIAYAVSFIRVVAICQVGIAINFTLAGSLRGAGDTRTPLLITLLGMYGFRIPAAYILSGPMAMGVGVVFSLLIYDYIIRIIAILIRYKRGRWLETKL
- a CDS encoding D-tyrosyl-tRNA(Tyr) deacylase, which encodes MKAVIQRVSQARVLVEAEEVGAIGPGLVILLGVGQADSVKDVEYLASKIVHLRIFSDEAGKMNRSLLDTRGQALIVSQFTLWGDCRKGRRPSFVEAAPAELAEKLYLEFVKKVSETGVTTATGRFGALMQLHLVNHGPVTLVLDSQKR
- a CDS encoding DUF1285 domain-containing protein, whose product is MNKEAEPFSMDPKDWPDNLPPCLIHVDKEGRMWHFGAEMIHEGINRLLTDHVELDEKGRYIINFRGQRCFVEVEDTFFVIIRLDYRPADDQVPERYLITLNDGSQEELDPAALTIGQENVIYARVKSSRFPARFLRRAYYQLAEYVVERGKGFVLPCQGHDYPVR